Below is a genomic region from Brassica rapa cultivar Chiifu-401-42 chromosome A08, CAAS_Brap_v3.01, whole genome shotgun sequence.
ataatatctattattttaaaataaaaatgttatattgaacaaaatatgataaaattattttaaattgataagttaacatattttattttcataaatataaaatatttatgctaaaaatataatatgttggtagaacgggttaatattagtaaactatataatacatgtataaaaatttaacttatcttaaagtttttaatatacagtaatttattatataaaattaataaacattaaaaaattactaaaaaaatctagcgatttgaattacggatcatcattataataaattaaatacaaaattgttttcatatatgttgtttcatgcattaaaaattttagtttagtaatcaaacgcaaattcaataagacaaatatataataagcaacatatatatgtgatgattttaatttacagtatgaaaactataaaattattatatttggtataattatacaaatatttaaatatgtgagtaacattaaaaatatataataattatgtaaaacaaatatctatatatataaatgtgaaaatatataccgcacggttgtgcgggtgaaAATCTAGTTATAGTATTATATACTTTCGAAAACGTCTTTTTTACCCAAGACATTACAATATTTACTCTAGCCAGTGTTATTGTGGCAACGCGACGTGTTCAAAATAATGCATATGGGGACCGACGCGACGTCCTCAACGAACATCACGTGGTTTAATACAACGAGGTTACATTGCATTCCCTTTAAATTCGTGGCCAACCATCTTCTATTTTCATCTGCAAACACACAATAACTCGGGGGAAAAAAGCCTTTTCAATGGCGTTTCCTCGTAGCAGTTCTATTTCTTTCTTCACCTTCCTTCTATTTTCCGTCTTAATCAATACGGCCATCTCCTCTCGCGTCTCATCCTTCATCAAGCTCCCCACCTCCGTCGACGAATCCGTCTCTTCCTCTCTTGAGTCCTACTGCGCAAGCTGGAGATTGGCCGTCGAGACCGACAATGCCGGAAAGTGGAAGGTGGTTCCTTCCCAGTGTGTCAGCTCTCTTGAAACTTATTACGACAAAGGCCAGTTCGACAAGGACTACAGTGTAGTCGCTGGTTACGCCTACGCCTACGCTAAAACGATCACGCTAAAGGGAGACGGCAAGGACGCTTGGGTCTTTGACATAGATGAGACGCTCCTCTCGAACCTCGAGTATTACAAGGCTCATGGTTACGGGTAATGATGCTCTTTGTAGATTTTAGCTATTGGATTTTGTTGTCTAAACTGCGTTTTATATCAACGGTTATAACTAAAAAAGTGTGGTGTGGTGTCTAGTGGCTTGTTCCAGTGGTTAGAAGATTATTGGCAGAATTGGTCACTGACATAGTCAATTGAGACATTAGTTTTTGGATCCCAAATTTTTTTCAAGTTAATATATATGAGCATAGATATTTAAATTGTTTGAACAAAATAATAGATATCTaaattgtaaaaagaaaaattctctATATTTCTTAGTAAATTGTTTAAGGTCCCCAAAATATCAGAAACTGCATTATTTTGAGTAGGCTATGGACTGAGTTTCCAGGCTACCAGTATCTATGCAattttttgctttttctttCCTTGTCAATATATACACATCTAGATAGATCTGGTTCCATCTTTAAGATTTTTGGTGCTATTTTAATTGTTGGTTTTTCTGTCGTAGCAAGCAGTTTGTTTGAATGATTTTTCTTGTCGATTTAGGTCTGAGCCTTACAACTCGCTTGCTTTCAACGAGTGGGTGCTACAAGGTACAGCCCCAGGGTTTGCTGCGAGTTTGAAACTGTTCAACCGTCTCAAGAAGCTTGGTTTCGCTCTCATTCTGCTAACTGGCCGGGACGAGGTTCAAAGGAGTGTTACCGAGCAAAATCTCTTGGACGCCGGTTATTCCGGTTGGGAGTATCTCCTGTTGAGGTAAGCTATACCAAACTTGTATCTCTTATCTTTGGTTTAAACCTCTAGGACTCATCTAGTTCTGTAACtttcaaaccctaaaccactATCTTTGACTATTGATTAAAACTTTGGTGATAAAAGTTGTTTTATCTTTgattattgatttaaaatttggtggtcgtgtttcaaaaaaaaaaaaaaaatttggtggtCAATATGTTGATGGTAATATGTTACTACTAATCAACatgttaaaacaaaaagaaaaaattatttggGTTACTAGTGATATCACAATACtaaggtttcttcttcttttttctggGTTAATGTGATTAATGTAGGGGTCACCAAGATCAAGGGAAGGCTGCTGCACAGTACAAATCAGAGCAGCGATCAAGAATGGTTAAGGAAGGCTACAGACTCCATGGAAATACTGGCGATCAATGGAGTGACCTTCAAGGGTTTTCTGTGGCCGATCGTTCTTTCAAAGTCCCAAATCCAATGTACTACATTGCTTGATCATCGGCTCTTGCAGGAGcttttaataatttatgttttaataagaaGTTACGAAAGTCTTCGTGATTGGTCCGAAAACAACCAGTCTAATAATATGTACCATGTTCCTTTTCTAGTAAGATTTTTGTTTCAATGCTTTCTTACTTAAGAGTAAACAAAATAACGAAATTACTGGTAGCCCCTGACTTTTTGCGAGTGAATCTCTCGTCACAAActttaatttttcaaatataaatatataattctattaatttttaatagataatttttaaattttgaaaagtttaaatacaaatttgagtgattttttcttaaaaaactttaataaattttactaaaagttgtatttaaactaaaattaatactaataaatttttttgtgaGATTCTCTCTTTTCAAAGAAGACCAATGTGGCAATATAACTGCTTTTTTAGTCTTTGAACCCCATTTCAATATATCTAATTTTCTCATTATTTGCAAAGGataacaaaaatcattttatgtttcttttatttctattttgtaaCAATTCTTTCAGTGTGGATGAATATAAAAGAAATTAATATggctcaaaaataaaatattaagatgTTTGAATAATTAGAGTAGGTACAAAAGATGAGTAATGCATGATCTGGAATAAGCTAATTTAATAGTTATACAACTTACTTAAGTCTTTTTTAAAGTTTAGTATGCTTTAGCAAAGATGATTATAGTTCTTAAGCATAACCAATAAGAGAAGCATCTTCCTCTAATATCTCGCCAATGGCTTCTCCTCCTCGTGCCCTCTCCGTGTCCTTCTTCGTCCTCCCTCTACTCGTCCTTCTAATAAACCCCGCAACCTCTATTCGCACCTCCATCATCAAGCTACCACGAAGCGACGGATCTCGCTCCACCGCCGCAGACACCTACTGCGAGAGCTGGAGATTGGCCGTTGAGACCAACAACGCCGGAACATGGGGTGTGCTTCCATCGTCGTGCGTTGACTCCGTCGCCCGCTATCTCAACGGAGATCAGTACGGTTCCGATTACGATGTCATCGTCGATTATGCGCTGGCCTTCGCCAAAACGGTTAAGATCTCCGGCGACGGCAAGGACGTGTGGATCTTTGACATCGATGAGACGTTACTCACGAATATCGGCTACTACAAGAATCATGGTTACGGGTATGTTCTCTCTATTATTAGCCGTTAGATTTTACTGAACTTAAAATCAACGGTCCTGATGATTGTTCAATCATAACGAACTTAATTACAGAACTCTGATGCTGTTAGTGTGTTTTAGTACGGTCTCCGCTTAGATTTAGATCCGGTTCTGTCTTAATTGCATCGTTTGACCTAGCGTACCGTTAAGTTTCGTTGACTTTTTCTAATTTTTCTCTAGTGTATCTAGGTCGGAACCGTTTGACTCCAAAAGCTTCAATGAGTGGGTGGTACAAGGTACAGCTCCAGCTTTTGCTGCGAGCTTGAGAATGTACAATGCTCTCAAGAAACTTGGTTTCACTATTGTTCTGCTAACTGGTCGGGACGAGGACCAAAGGAATGTCACGGAGAAAAATCTACGAGATGTTGGTTATTCTGGTTGGGAAAGGCTTATCTTGAGGTAAGTCCATACCAAAATGCTCTGTTCTTTGATACGATGAGGACATCCAAACCGGTATTAACCCATTTAACCATCTAAACCGGTATATAAGTAAGTTTGTTGGGTAAATTGCAGAGGTCCAGATGATCAAGGGAAGTCAGCTACGAATTACAAATCGGAGCAGCGGTCGAAATTGATCGACCAAGGCTTTAAAATCCATGGCAACACCGGTGATCAGTGGAGTGATCTTCTAGGCTTTGCCGTGGCTGACCGTTCTTTTAAAGTCCCAAACCCGATGTATTACATTCCTTGATGGACAATCTCTGATCTATGTATTAAGTAACCAGCTCATGTGTGACTACTAATCACATGGGACCGGTTTAACATGTTGCTGCAACTAATggtaaattttgatttgttttgctATCGCGCGACCGTAAATCATTAACTTATAttgttaaatttaaatttttgtaccACTTACAATTAATCGCAAGTTGTCGCGATAAACGAAGCAATCCGTAGGCAGTGATATGAAAACAAACATGATTCCTTAGAAAAATGTAAGCATTAATGTTCAAAAAGAGCATTAATGTTCAAACGAACATGATAACACATTCATGTAGAAGTGTAATGACTGTTACTTTCCTTGAATCTCGACTCTTGCCGTAGAATCTGACTATTGAGATGAAGTATGTTGAGGTCTGAGAGGTTCTTGACAAGGATGCATTTGAGATCTGTCTGGGACCTTatcagtgccgtgcgaagagttTTAGAGGCCTAAGATAAGTtctaaaaataaacttatttacaaccgtaatgaaaacaattttttaatatgatatattattttttcaccaaatacacaagtctaatactgtaaaaaataagtttataacgtaaatatgttatattatgttatatagaagaaaaaaatacatgaattcagaaaatgagttaattaattttcatagaaatgtattttcttaaataagtctaaaccactagactaaaaattattttaaattttggggctctaaaaatagtcatattagtcgggggcctgaggcgaatgcctttttcaatacactgtaggcacACCTCTGGACCTTATAATCGAGTGGTAAGGAGACGCCATCTGAGTAAGACTTTTGCTGTTTTGGAGGATCTTCGTATCTCTAGTCTTCACACTAATAACATCACTACCATGGAACAAACCATCCTCTACTCCTTCAATGTCTAGCCAAGTTTCACTTCCTTACTTTATAATCATAGGCGTTTATATGTATAGTACATGcttataaaatatacatattttagtAAGTTATAGTCTAGTGATTACTGATTAGCCATTTGAGTTTCTATCATGGGATATATTAAACCGAAAGAAGATCCGGTGGTGTACATGATCCAGGAATTAATATGTGCGTCGGTCTCGAaatttttctttagtttttcaTTGGGTGGATGATTTAATGgcaatcccctatatattatttgagaagcattgcaatatttttttgtagccacatgtcatcactagaatgattcttagaatccttagagaaataagttggtccatttaaatatataataatgtttttatcaaaccacaataaatacattattaaatgtgtttcattatttccttaaataagattacggaattgcctaatgtgactaaagtatatatgacaattaatgattttgaataataaagatttgataaaaataaatgtgtattataattatatttgtttaattttaagctattaaaataaattaaacaatcatagtaactatataataaaaatttaaaaaattatttatatattatattttgaatttttaaaaacgagtataaattactaaaactgttaaaagtttcacattcaaattttgtgatctatgatttaaaatttttgttatgacatgatacaaataattaaaaataatataagttgaaagtctcatttaataagtatcaaaaagaaaagatatataaatatatgtatcatttttaattaaactatatgccatataaaaatatataaatatcttaattttgaaatttactttgaacatttttttgataaaaaaatttgaaaaaatattgacaacttaatttttttataatattataaattacttaaaccattaatcccacagtgaaaattttgttatcactaatttagatttttttctataatagatacaaatcataaaacaaatatgagcaaaaagcatcatcttataaatattaatattaaaataaaccatatatatgttactatcatttaaatttaattatatatcatatcaaatagaaaaaatatttttttgatttataaaatttatttatatgttcgcaccaatttaattatataaatagtagataatgaatttttaattattcaatatatatttatttcataataataatatataaaataatttatatatataacgtttattccgcgcaaggcgcggatcttaacctagtttaaTGTGAAAACCAATCTGAACTTTGGTATTCGGTTTTACTAATCAGATGagcaaaataatttattaaatatttttttgataaataactCTCTTTTATGCCGTTTTGGTTTTGTGTTCATTTTGTAATCGGTGGAATAAGTTTTATCCTTTTCGACAGTTCCAAAGTCGTACTATTACAACGAAGAGAAAAGTAAATATAAGTACATGGGAAAAGTAGTAATAAATAGGGGTGGTCATTTTACCCGATACCCGAATTTGTATTTGAACCTGATCCGAAAAACTCAAACCgaaatctgaaccgaagtagcaaaatattcGAACGGGtgttgaattaggagagattggatatccgaacgcGAATgtgtaatatccgaacccgaatagatatccgaagataaccgaacatatgtattaataaatcttatatttctagtttatatctcttattttatttaaaatatttatatggatactacacatattttaagtttatataatatatatatatatatatataattacagaGGAAATGATTtgttactcacttaaaatgcatgtcaagtctttttgtttcaagaattaacaaaagttacatccgaaatttaaaaacaataaccaaattagtgtatttttagttttaaaatgttatatccaaatctattaatcatttaatctattaaaaaataaaaaatcagttaagtgaaatttatatttttaaatacaagaaacttgaaaaatgaaattttaatttttttctttcaaaatctaaatatccgaatccgatccgaaataactgaattcaaactaaaaatacccgaatccgatccgaagtACATAAATACTCGAACgagttctacacctctataacaaaaatccaaaatatccGACCCGAACGGCCACTCCTAGTAACAAGTGTTAATATTATTTACCAACATATATGTTAAACCAAAAACCAATAACTTATAAGTATCATCCtaattaacaaaattaataaaaaaacatacgaATAAATTAATATGACAGAGgaaatcaatttaaatataaacatatattgaacaaacttatataattttatatggcACTACTGATGTTTTAATGTAGTTCCCTTGCTTTTTTccctttttcttatttttctctttGGAATATAATATATAGCTTTTTCTCTCAtgctcctttttttttctttttacgtTGTCCTTCTTTAAAATTCTTCTATATCAAAATCCTTTTGAATGTATATAACATAAACACTTGATTTTTGGTGCTGCTTGGAAAAACCTTCACCGTGTCAAAATCATGCATATATAACTTGGTTGGTCCAAGATCGAGAGATATACCATTTTTCATGGAGATGTTATGATGTTAATGATGACGGAGATGATGACCATCATGGTAGGTATTGATGGTAAAAGCTTGTTGTGATGTGGGTCATGATCATCAGATTGGAAAATGGAACAGTTACCCATGATGATCTTGGTTGCCAGGAGAGTCAGGGGCTGGCCAAAATGTTGAGTACTTCAACCATTCTGCTTCTTGTTGATTCCCCATTGATGATGATCCCTAGACCAATCAAAGTTGTTTCTAAATATTACACACATATACATCAGTGTATAACTATATAATTAAGTGTGTGAGCATACATATTTGAAATTTAGGCATGGGCACATAGAGGATATCCAAAAAATTGTAGTATCCGTGATCTGTATTGTCCCAAAAAAACCTATGTTTGCGACTGGTTTTGTTCTGGAGaattttgaatatttagatATTCAGATATTCAAAATTCTCTTAAGTATTAGCGGATTGTTTGATTCGACatgttaattatattaaaatagataattataatattaaaattaaaataatcaaaattttatgatatcgttataatataaaataataataacatgcTAACAAACTAACATTTTAATGGAACTGTAcagaaaacccaaaaaattcaatattaacAAATCTAATAAGAAAATTCATATGTTAACATTTGACTcaacataaaattaattatatatatttttacaaaaatatttcaaattaagaatataatttaatatatataattaaataagatacattatttttaatagaaaaatataaaattattaaatatatattatataatgtttaGGAATAAACCAATTATATATTgatcataataattttatatattattctaCCAATCATTGTTAACAGGTATATTAATAAGAATATACAACTTTTGTAGCAACTAGGCCTGGAACTTATTATCCAAGATCCGGATTCGATCAGAGATCCGCTTCGAATCCGTTCAGAAAATAGGATATTCGGGGTGCCCGGATCCGAATCCGGATAGTAAAATCTTGGATCTGTCCAAACCGAATCTGAATccggatatcttaatttttaggtCCGGATATCCGGACCCGAATCTCtatttttaaaacacattaaatttttaaattttattaatatttatatttgatatattaatcttatacatgaattaattttataatattatattttagtttttacaatattatagagatatataaatatatttataaatatttgatctatgtattatattaaaaaaattagtatttttaaaaaatattatttttgaattattcttAGTTATTTTTACGGATTCGGATTCGGATCCGGATATTTACGGGTAATAGAATATCGGGACGGATATCAgaaatccggatatccggaaATCACGAATCCGGATCCGGATGTCCGGGAAATACAGGGTATCCGGCGGATCCGGACGCAGTTTTTAACCTAGTCTTACGGTTAAATTGTTATATAGTATAAATTTcccatataaaaaaatacattttctggAGACTATGTTTATGGTCGTAAAACGATGTCGCGTCAAGGAAAGTTACTtgactaataataataataataaaactaagTGCTACAAGACAAAGTAACATAATCCAATGAGCAAAGTTTCCATTAAAATATTAGACAAAAAGTACGGCTGTCAAACAAGGAATGTCGGACAAATATCTAAGCGAGTAGATTATCAACAGAGAAATACAATCTATATAAGTTTTTGAAGTCCGTCTTTCAATTGGACTGCATTTGCAAGTTGATGGGGAAATCATTAATGTTTAAAGAAGCATTAATGAGTGAATAATGCATATCTATGGTCCCTATTTGTACTATATATTGTTAAGagtttcaaaaaagaagaagataatatatagttgcAGATATAGAAGCTTAACcaatgttaataaatttatttttgtataaaaatattatatagtttacgaaTTTGAAGTCACtttaatgatgagtgataatttatttaaataatttttttttaatttttgttgttgtaaatttacctatttaatataattttatcatatttaattcatatagcacttctatttttatataatacagaatataattatataatttataaaaatagtatataattttttttcttgttttataataaaattttagctaatactgatttataataatattatattactaattacgaaattaattaatatattattttataaagatatttaaaattttaagtaagattttgttagattctttcttaacagattttgttataatttcaaaaaaaaaatcaaacttctatttggtttattattaatgtaaataatcaaaatgTCATATTAACTAATTCATAAAAGGGTCATGATATGACTTgttaatagtagataaaaatagaactctaaattaataaattagatattaataatttcattttctatcattttttagTTGTCCTAAATCATTGTTGAGATATTTTGTATAAGTTGGAGTTATTGGTTAGTGTATTTTGATGGAttaaaaaatccaaactttATTTAGCGTTATTGGTATGATTTTAAAGTATGTACTGAAATAATGTGtgattggtttaatgattcataaatttcTAATTCAAATAAATTGTTATTCAATCATATTAATTTACTAAGGTGGTGTATTCAACtgagagttttaggtgatttgtattaaaatgacaaatccACTATTATTCAAACATGAATTTAAAAACTCATTTAAAATCCATTATTATTGAACTTAACATTTCGTAGAGTACTCTAAAATCCactgttattgaaaatattttaagttgtgGAGTTTTAAAGTTTCCAGGTGATTTTAGGGTGTTTGTGTGGAGTTTcttagtttaaaaaattaaaacccaaATCTCATGGTTTTAGGTTATATTCTAGAGTGGTTTAACAAAAATCACCTAAATTTCTGCAACTTATTGAAATCATCTAAAACTCCATTTAAAGTCAAATCACctcaaatgttatattgaatacACCCCCTTAAtagatttgattttataatggatttgCATTGATTTCattgttaaaaatacaaagactcaaatccgagGGAAAAATTccggatttataaatactaatccgaaagaatttaaaaatttatattttacttggatttataaatactgtATGGATttataaatcaatcaaaatatataaaccaataacacctcctTAAGACTTTCTTAAATAAGTTATTttgtataagattttatttaaaaaaaacaaaaattacatGCAGTACactatttttcttttagttaGATTATCTATTTCGTCGCCAATGTTTCTAAAACTGGCCAGACTTTGGAAACCAGTGACActacacatagttttttttAGGTGTAAATGTTAAATTGACACTACACatagttttaaacttttaatacTTCAAAAGAACAATATGTTCATAGGACTCCGGCAACAAAAGAGATTTCCAAATAAATCTAATAATCCAAAAAACACTACCTTTACTTCCGGAAAAGTTTTTGAATGTTACCTGATAAATGTCCACATCATGAAAACATCCAGATAAGTCAATTTTGTggagttaccaaaaaaaaaaaagtttcaatctCGTGGAAAATCTCAACACACGGCTATTTAGACTCTGAATGGTAACATCGGATTGAGTGGTGCAGAACAAACATATTAGATAGTGCGATGCGGTTTAACTTCGGTTTATATTAGAGAAACGCACGTTGCAGAACAACCATAGTTCATCTAAAAAAGAGTTCAAAACAAAATACGAATAGTTAGTGACATAATAAACTGTgagatacatatataatatatttatattttacaaactAAAAACTACATGatactaatatattattaaaatatattttactttattttatttaaaaattataattatgcTATTTgtctttgaaaaaaaattaactcaaatttttttatttaaaataaaaatgttacaattagtattaaaattttactattgaatttttctcatgtaattttataaataatatgaaaactgataatttttagttaaaataccAAAATAAATCAAAGCTGAAAATTTGAACCAAATCTgatatgataaaaataaatctgAACCAAATGTGATCTGATAAAATTGAATCTGAACCAATCTCAACTCAACACAAAATGCCGAAGGGATTTTGTTTTACGGTATTTTGGGTTGTAGGTGTTATCCTAACTTAATGTATTATGTACCATAATGCGTTCTTCTCATTCCATAGCTAACATCCGAAGCCTTATTCATAACTATGACGCTGTTATGATAACCTTTTTACTTGTAAAATTCAGGataaattttgattaatatttggTAAATAATTTGGTTTTAGCTGTTTAAGgttcaattttttaattattcccccatatattttcatttaatttagtcATCTTTAGCATGTCATTTGATCATTTGTTTTTAAGttaactatttatttttattacggATACTAAACTCAATATCTGTTAGGAAGAAAATTTATATCATTCTCTTCAATAATCAGGAAATAACCAATAGTTCTGAAATAACTAATAAGGGAATTTCTCATAAAAAACAATGCATgtataaaacaattttaaaaactataaacctatataaaatatatatattcattaaaatcAACAATAGTCTATAGGTTTCAAAATAATGCCATTAGTTTtagttatgttttgtttataaaatatattaataacaatacctaatttttttaaattttacataggcagtaaaattattttcagataattatttaatattttttttttatatagagtATTTAACAGTATTGACCCCATACAGCTCCTAGTCTAAAGCTGACTATCTAGACCATGGTTGAAATATTTAACCAAACCATAGTTAAGTGTTTCACTTATATAAAGCCCTTGCCGGTGAAACAGCAAACAATAAAAACC
It encodes:
- the LOC103834722 gene encoding acid phosphatase 1 — encoded protein: MAFPRSSSISFFTFLLFSVLINTAISSRVSSFIKLPTSVDESVSSSLESYCASWRLAVETDNAGKWKVVPSQCVSSLETYYDKGQFDKDYSVVAGYAYAYAKTITLKGDGKDAWVFDIDETLLSNLEYYKAHGYGSEPYNSLAFNEWVLQGTAPGFAASLKLFNRLKKLGFALILLTGRDEVQRSVTEQNLLDAGYSGWEYLLLRGHQDQGKAAAQYKSEQRSRMVKEGYRLHGNTGDQWSDLQGFSVADRSFKVPNPMYYIA
- the LOC103834724 gene encoding acid phosphatase 1 codes for the protein MASPPRALSVSFFVLPLLVLLINPATSIRTSIIKLPRSDGSRSTAADTYCESWRLAVETNNAGTWGVLPSSCVDSVARYLNGDQYGSDYDVIVDYALAFAKTVKISGDGKDVWIFDIDETLLTNIGYYKNHGYGVSRSEPFDSKSFNEWVVQGTAPAFAASLRMYNALKKLGFTIVLLTGRDEDQRNVTEKNLRDVGYSGWERLILRGPDDQGKSATNYKSEQRSKLIDQGFKIHGNTGDQWSDLLGFAVADRSFKVPNPMYYIP